One stretch of Rosistilla oblonga DNA includes these proteins:
- a CDS encoding creatininase family protein codes for MKSILEEMTLADVRDADFRVAVLPFGATEPHNLHLPYGTDTLEGRCIGRAICDAANAQGGRVVLLPTIPYGTETNMNQLPLAMNLNPSTVLMVVKDLVESIQRAGIRKIVFLNSHGGNELKPVLRELHGQTNSQIFLCNWFQMVRDHYHEIFEVAEDHAGEMETSLALAYFPEFVVHNDDNTLRADAGSRRPMRFEALNEGWVSITRPWHLLTTNSGSGNPHAATADKGRAVMELIVQRIAPFLAELSQAELDDEFPFA; via the coding sequence ATGAAATCGATCCTTGAAGAGATGACGCTTGCCGACGTTCGCGATGCCGACTTCCGCGTCGCCGTGCTTCCCTTTGGTGCGACCGAGCCACACAACCTGCATCTCCCCTATGGCACCGACACGCTGGAGGGTCGCTGTATCGGGCGAGCGATCTGCGACGCTGCGAATGCTCAAGGTGGCCGCGTGGTGTTGCTGCCGACGATTCCCTACGGCACCGAAACGAATATGAATCAGTTGCCGCTGGCGATGAACCTGAATCCGTCGACAGTGTTGATGGTCGTCAAGGATCTCGTCGAATCGATCCAGCGGGCTGGGATCCGCAAGATCGTCTTCTTGAACAGCCACGGAGGAAATGAACTGAAGCCGGTGTTGCGGGAGCTGCACGGGCAAACCAATTCGCAGATCTTCCTCTGCAACTGGTTCCAGATGGTTCGCGATCACTACCACGAGATCTTTGAAGTCGCCGAGGATCACGCCGGTGAGATGGAGACGTCGCTTGCGTTGGCCTACTTTCCCGAGTTCGTCGTGCACAATGACGACAACACGTTGCGAGCCGACGCGGGATCAAGGCGGCCGATGCGATTCGAAGCGCTCAACGAAGGTTGGGTTTCGATCACGCGGCCGTGGCATCTGCTGACGACAAATTCCGGTTCCGGCAATCCCCACGCGGCGACCGCCGACAAGGGGCGGGCGGTGATGGAGCTGATCGTCCAACGGATCGCTCCGTTCTTGGCGGAGCTGAGCCAAGCCGAACTGGACGACGAATTCCCCTTTGCGTAA
- a CDS encoding ABC transporter ATP-binding protein, whose protein sequence is MIGYHVDDSVIELRRLHRSFGKTRAVHDVSFSVPRGTVFGYIGPNGAGKTTSMRILATLELPTLGDAYVDGFSVVNDPDHVRRRLGFMPDAFGTYPSVNCMEYIDFYARAYGLAGRERHQRVRWVMDFTRLDGIAEKPIRGLSKGMKQRLCLGRALVHDPAVLILDEPAAGLDPRARIELRRMIRALADDGKTVLVSSHILTELAEMCDRVGIIEQGRLLATGTVDEIQRQQRTHREFIVRVIDHLDIATNLLGSDEHVDHLVVDGELVRFQYEGDVTHQANLLASLIAAGVCVAEFSSHARSLEDVFMQVTEGLVQ, encoded by the coding sequence ATGATCGGCTATCACGTCGACGATTCGGTGATCGAACTGCGGCGACTGCATCGCAGCTTCGGCAAGACCCGCGCAGTGCACGATGTGTCGTTTAGTGTTCCCCGTGGAACGGTCTTCGGTTACATCGGCCCCAACGGCGCTGGGAAGACGACCAGCATGCGGATCCTGGCGACGCTTGAATTGCCGACGCTGGGTGATGCTTACGTCGACGGTTTTTCAGTTGTCAACGATCCCGATCACGTCCGTCGACGATTGGGTTTTATGCCCGATGCGTTTGGGACCTACCCCAGCGTCAACTGCATGGAGTACATCGACTTCTACGCGCGAGCCTACGGATTGGCTGGCCGCGAGCGTCACCAGCGGGTCCGCTGGGTGATGGACTTCACGCGTTTGGACGGCATCGCGGAAAAACCGATCCGCGGACTTAGCAAAGGGATGAAACAGCGGCTGTGCCTGGGCCGCGCTCTGGTTCACGACCCGGCGGTACTGATTCTCGACGAACCCGCCGCCGGTCTCGATCCCCGAGCGCGAATCGAACTGCGGCGGATGATTCGTGCGCTAGCTGATGATGGCAAAACCGTCTTGGTCAGCAGCCACATCCTGACCGAACTGGCGGAGATGTGCGATCGAGTCGGGATCATCGAACAGGGGCGTTTGTTGGCGACCGGCACCGTCGATGAGATTCAGCGGCAACAGCGGACGCATCGCGAGTTCATTGTTCGCGTGATCGATCACCTGGACATCGCGACCAATCTATTGGGCAGCGATGAACACGTCGACCACTTGGTCGTCGACGGGGAACTGGTCCGCTTTCAATATGAGGGGGATGTCACTCACCAAGCAAACCTGCTCGCTTCGTTGATCGCTGCGGGAGTGTGTGTGGCTGAGTTTTCGTCGCACGCCCGATCGCTGGAAGATGTCTTTATGCAAGTTACCGAAGGGTTGGTGCAATGA
- a CDS encoding permease, translating into MSNHRYRWAAVGDINAFFGLMLDNVAGLILVVSLLAGVFQFPAEFAVQAMVPGTAIGVFVGDLMFFGLAFWLAKRTGRSDVTAMPLGLDTPSTFGMVFFVLGPAFLDAKMRLGLDEMEAARFAWHIGIWAIVMSGLFKVVCSPVSGWIRRSVPRAGLLGSLAAIALVLISFLPLLDILKTPLVGLVSLAIVLTSLIGRVPLPFRVPGTLGALVVAGGMFYLLRAFGVEGYAASSTHSITPTMFPTMWLEAFEFQWVDRFSEAMKYMPIVLPFAIGTVVGGIDCTESAAAAGDEYPTGTVIFVEAIATLAAGLCGGVVQTTPYIGHPAYKQMGGRGAYTLATALLIGTAGVGGYFVYFYQIIPEAAVFPILIFVGLEITAQSFSATPTRHYAAVALACVPALAFLANSFPSQIFGDPAYSIEGLGDPGLRDKLQTLLILSNGFILTSLLWASALASIIDQGLRRAATIFLICGGLTLFGVIHSPVPGSPLFWPWSSEAAMVREYALGYAVTGLLLFGWSFCLPAVLPTPSHSEHDA; encoded by the coding sequence ATGAGCAATCACCGATACCGCTGGGCCGCTGTCGGCGACATCAACGCATTCTTCGGCTTGATGTTGGATAACGTCGCGGGGCTGATCTTGGTTGTCAGCCTGTTAGCCGGCGTGTTCCAGTTCCCCGCCGAGTTCGCCGTTCAAGCGATGGTTCCCGGAACCGCGATCGGTGTCTTTGTCGGCGATCTGATGTTCTTTGGGCTCGCCTTCTGGTTGGCCAAGCGGACGGGGCGCAGCGACGTCACCGCGATGCCGCTGGGGCTCGACACACCCAGCACGTTCGGGATGGTCTTCTTTGTCCTCGGCCCCGCATTCCTCGATGCAAAGATGCGTCTGGGCCTCGACGAAATGGAAGCCGCTCGGTTCGCCTGGCATATTGGGATCTGGGCGATCGTGATGAGCGGACTATTTAAAGTCGTCTGCTCGCCGGTCAGTGGATGGATCCGCCGCAGCGTTCCTCGGGCGGGACTGCTTGGTTCGCTGGCCGCGATCGCGCTGGTGTTGATCAGTTTCCTGCCGTTGTTGGATATCCTGAAGACGCCCCTGGTTGGTCTGGTGTCGCTGGCGATCGTGTTGACTTCGCTGATCGGCCGCGTGCCGTTGCCCTTCCGTGTCCCCGGAACCTTGGGCGCGCTGGTGGTTGCCGGCGGGATGTTTTATCTGCTGCGAGCGTTTGGCGTCGAAGGCTACGCGGCGTCTAGTACCCATTCGATTACGCCGACGATGTTTCCGACGATGTGGTTGGAAGCGTTTGAGTTCCAGTGGGTCGATCGCTTTAGCGAAGCGATGAAGTACATGCCGATCGTGCTTCCGTTTGCGATCGGAACCGTCGTTGGCGGGATCGACTGCACCGAGAGCGCCGCCGCGGCGGGAGACGAATACCCGACCGGGACGGTGATATTTGTCGAAGCGATCGCGACGCTGGCCGCCGGGTTGTGCGGCGGCGTGGTCCAGACGACGCCTTACATCGGGCATCCGGCTTACAAGCAGATGGGCGGCCGCGGCGCGTACACTCTGGCGACCGCATTGCTGATCGGAACCGCGGGCGTCGGCGGCTACTTCGTCTACTTCTATCAGATCATTCCCGAAGCGGCGGTCTTCCCGATCCTGATCTTTGTCGGACTGGAGATCACCGCGCAAAGCTTCTCCGCGACGCCGACGCGGCACTACGCTGCAGTCGCCTTGGCCTGTGTTCCCGCCTTGGCGTTTCTGGCGAATAGCTTCCCGTCGCAGATCTTTGGCGATCCGGCCTATTCGATCGAAGGCCTCGGCGATCCCGGACTTCGAGACAAACTGCAGACTCTGTTGATCCTTTCCAACGGTTTCATTCTGACAAGTCTGCTGTGGGCTTCCGCTCTGGCATCGATCATCGATCAGGGACTCCGCCGCGCGGCGACGATCTTCTTGATTTGCGGCGGGCTGACATTGTTTGGTGTGATCCATTCCCCCGTCCCCGGTTCGCCGCTGTTCTGGCCCTGGAGCAGCGAAGCGGCAATGGTTCGCGAATACGCGCTCGGATACGCCGTTACTGGGCTGCTGTTATTTGGTTGGTCGTTCTGTCTGCCGGCGGTGCTTCCGACGCCCAGCCACTCCGAACACGACGCATGA